One segment of Anatilimnocola aggregata DNA contains the following:
- a CDS encoding arylsulfatase, producing MLNSSRVAALVMCAALTCCSYQTAFAQQKPNIILLVSDDTGYGDLGPYGGGEGRGMPTPHIDRLAKEGMTFFSFYAQPSCTPGRAAMQTGRIPNRSGMTTVAFQGQGGGLPAAEWTLASVLKTAGYQTFFTGKWHLGEADYAMPTAQGYDEMKYCGLYHLNAYTYGDPTWFPDMDPALRAMFNRVTKGALSGKAGEPVKEEFKINGQYVNTPEKGVVGIPFFDSYVEKAALDYLDQAAKSNKPFYLNVNFMKVHQPNMPHPDFVHKSMSKSKYADSVVELDSRIGAIMDKVRALGLDKNTFVFYTTDNGAWQDVYPDAGYTPFRGTKGTVREGGNRVPAIAWMPGKIEAGKRNHDIVGGLDLMATFAAIAGTKLPTQDRANQPIYFDSFDMSPVLFGTGKCARNSWFFFTENELSPGAARVGNYKACFNLRGDNGQATGGLAVDSNLGWKGPDKYVATVPQVFDLWQDPQERYDIFMNNYTERTWTMVTISEAINRLMKTYAQYPPRKLQSEAYSGPVTLTDYERFQHIRQELDKQGVKIPLPTGN from the coding sequence ATGTTGAATTCATCGAGAGTTGCTGCGCTCGTTATGTGCGCAGCCCTCACCTGTTGCAGTTACCAAACTGCTTTCGCACAACAAAAGCCAAATATCATTCTGCTTGTCTCCGACGACACCGGCTATGGAGACCTGGGCCCCTATGGCGGCGGTGAAGGCCGCGGGATGCCGACGCCCCATATCGACCGGTTGGCCAAAGAGGGAATGACCTTCTTTTCGTTCTACGCCCAACCAAGTTGCACTCCGGGTCGAGCCGCCATGCAAACCGGCCGCATTCCCAACCGCAGCGGCATGACGACCGTTGCCTTCCAAGGTCAAGGTGGCGGACTGCCGGCAGCTGAGTGGACTTTGGCGTCGGTGCTTAAAACCGCTGGCTACCAAACATTTTTCACTGGCAAGTGGCACTTGGGCGAAGCCGATTACGCCATGCCAACCGCGCAAGGCTATGACGAGATGAAGTACTGCGGTCTCTATCATCTCAATGCCTATACCTACGGCGATCCAACGTGGTTCCCCGATATGGACCCCGCGCTGCGGGCCATGTTCAACCGTGTGACGAAAGGCGCTCTTTCGGGTAAGGCTGGCGAACCCGTCAAGGAAGAATTCAAAATCAATGGCCAGTATGTGAACACACCGGAGAAGGGTGTTGTCGGCATTCCGTTCTTTGATTCTTACGTCGAAAAAGCAGCGCTCGATTATCTCGATCAGGCTGCCAAGTCGAACAAACCGTTCTACTTGAACGTGAACTTCATGAAGGTGCATCAGCCCAACATGCCCCACCCAGACTTCGTGCATAAATCGATGTCGAAGAGCAAATATGCCGATTCCGTCGTGGAACTCGATTCGCGGATCGGTGCCATCATGGATAAGGTCCGGGCTTTAGGCTTAGACAAGAACACTTTCGTGTTTTACACGACGGACAATGGCGCTTGGCAGGACGTCTATCCCGATGCGGGCTACACACCGTTCCGGGGCACCAAAGGGACTGTTCGCGAAGGCGGCAATCGCGTTCCAGCCATAGCGTGGATGCCGGGAAAAATCGAAGCCGGCAAGCGGAACCACGACATCGTCGGTGGGCTCGATTTGATGGCGACGTTCGCTGCCATTGCAGGAACTAAACTTCCGACCCAAGATCGCGCGAATCAGCCGATCTATTTTGATAGTTTCGATATGTCGCCAGTCCTGTTTGGAACTGGCAAGTGCGCGCGAAACTCCTGGTTCTTCTTCACCGAGAATGAATTGTCTCCTGGTGCCGCCCGTGTCGGTAATTATAAAGCGTGCTTTAATTTGCGGGGCGATAACGGCCAGGCAACAGGCGGTCTAGCAGTCGACTCGAACCTCGGCTGGAAAGGTCCGGATAAATATGTGGCAACGGTGCCACAAGTGTTTGATCTGTGGCAAGACCCCCAAGAGCGGTACGACATTTTCATGAACAATTACACGGAACGGACCTGGACAATGGTCACCATTAGCGAAGCTATCAATCGACTGATGAAGACCTATGCCCAGTACCCACCGCGTAAATTACAGAGCGAGGCCTATTCAGGACCGGTTACCCTGACTGACTACGAACGCTTCCAGCACATCCGTC
- the fliG gene encoding flagellar motor switch protein FliG — protein MSELRKAAVLLMSLPEEDAAALLGKLTPKQVEVVSIEIAKLGRLSGTEQESVIQDFAGVNPAALGVAGGGLEVASHLVEKALGAEASKTLENVRQSIQSLPFGFLKKIDPQNLMTYIMDEHPQTIALILSHLPSTYGAEIIKGLPAERQLQVIRRIANMGQTNPEVISEVERGLESRMANVMNQSFEKAGGVNSVAEILNVTDRATERTLLESLAQEDPELVDEIRRLMFVFDDIGKLTDKDIQTVLKNVETSQWAMALKGASPELKQKVLGNLSTRAAQTLNEEIDYLGAKKLSEVEAVQQQIVDIVRKLEDAGQITVHAAEENEQLVQ, from the coding sequence ATGTCCGAACTGCGAAAAGCCGCTGTCCTGCTCATGAGCTTGCCGGAAGAAGATGCCGCTGCGCTCCTGGGCAAGCTCACGCCCAAGCAAGTCGAAGTGGTCTCCATCGAGATCGCCAAGTTGGGTCGGCTGTCCGGCACCGAGCAGGAGTCGGTCATTCAAGACTTCGCCGGTGTGAACCCTGCTGCGCTCGGTGTGGCCGGTGGCGGTCTGGAAGTGGCCTCCCATCTGGTCGAAAAAGCGCTCGGGGCCGAAGCGAGTAAGACTTTGGAAAACGTTCGGCAATCGATTCAATCGTTGCCGTTCGGCTTTCTGAAAAAGATCGATCCGCAGAACCTGATGACTTATATCATGGATGAGCATCCGCAGACGATCGCGCTCATCCTCTCGCACCTGCCGTCGACCTACGGGGCGGAAATCATCAAGGGACTTCCAGCCGAGCGGCAACTGCAGGTCATTCGCCGCATCGCCAACATGGGACAGACGAACCCGGAAGTCATTTCCGAAGTCGAGCGAGGACTCGAAAGCCGGATGGCCAACGTCATGAATCAATCGTTCGAGAAAGCAGGTGGCGTGAACAGCGTTGCCGAGATTCTCAACGTTACCGACCGCGCAACCGAGCGCACGCTGCTCGAAAGTCTCGCGCAAGAAGATCCCGAATTGGTCGACGAGATTCGTCGCCTGATGTTCGTGTTCGACGACATCGGCAAGCTGACCGACAAAGACATTCAGACGGTCCTTAAGAACGTCGAGACTTCGCAATGGGCCATGGCCCTCAAGGGTGCCAGCCCGGAGCTCAAGCAGAAAGTGCTCGGCAATCTTTCGACGCGGGCAGCACAAACGCTGAACGAAGAAATCGACTACCTCGGCGCGAAGAAACTCAGCGAAGTCGAGGCGGTGCAGCAACAGATCGTCGATATCGTCCGCAAGCTCGAAGACGCGGGACAAATCACCGTGCATGCCGCCGAAGAGAACGAGCAGTTAGTGCAGTAA
- a CDS encoding NRDE family protein has product MCLLAIQYRSVPEAPILVAANREEAYDRPSLVPAIQPGKPRVLSGVDARHGGTWLGVNQNGLFVGACNRPKMLATMGPRSRGLLCKELLRVNSARQAVDLAMEELLSGKYEGVNFVIADNESGWVVHGSEDPEVEELEEGLNIISSYDVNDPRDERQKLARRLLTLQTLDSAVKFLAVASKAFARPPATPDRPGMVVQGKERGTVSSTLIALGKKPRDAIFQYANGAPDVARYEDYSPLLRDILSRGLRESRTRAKA; this is encoded by the coding sequence ATGTGTTTGCTCGCGATACAATACCGCTCGGTACCGGAGGCACCAATCCTGGTCGCCGCCAACCGAGAGGAAGCTTACGACCGCCCTTCGCTGGTACCAGCTATTCAGCCTGGTAAACCGCGGGTGCTGTCGGGAGTTGACGCACGCCACGGGGGCACGTGGTTAGGCGTCAATCAGAACGGTTTGTTTGTTGGGGCTTGTAACCGGCCTAAAATGCTCGCAACGATGGGACCGCGCTCGCGCGGCCTGTTGTGCAAAGAGCTGCTGCGGGTTAACTCGGCCCGACAAGCGGTCGATCTGGCCATGGAAGAACTTCTCTCCGGCAAGTACGAAGGCGTGAACTTTGTCATCGCTGACAATGAATCAGGCTGGGTCGTACACGGGAGCGAAGACCCAGAGGTAGAAGAACTGGAAGAGGGGCTGAACATCATTTCGAGCTACGATGTGAACGACCCTCGCGACGAGCGTCAAAAACTCGCTCGCCGGTTGCTTACACTGCAGACGCTCGACTCGGCTGTGAAGTTCCTCGCCGTTGCCAGCAAGGCCTTTGCTCGCCCGCCAGCGACTCCGGATCGACCGGGCATGGTGGTGCAAGGCAAAGAACGCGGAACCGTCAGCTCGACGTTGATTGCCCTCGGCAAGAAGCCTCGTGACGCGATTTTTCAATACGCGAATGGTGCCCCGGATGTGGCCCGCTATGAAGACTACTCGCCACTACTGCGAGACATCCTCAGCCGCGGCCTGCGTGAATCGCGGACCCGTGCCAAGGCATAA
- a CDS encoding Gfo/Idh/MocA family protein, producing the protein MPAYSAANPVKIAIVGAGAVSDYHHVPGIRIDTRSKLVAVCDASQELLEKRKKDWGVEKITTDFEAICADPGVDAIIIATPNDTHRPITLAAAKHGKHVMCEKPLGLHAQEVRDMYHACRDANVVHMTAFTYRFAPSMRYMRHLVKSGTLGDLRHFRSQRFLDWPETSWGWRQYKERAGAGDLFDMTIHRIDFALDLLGPLKTLSGAVARFAPRTKTVDGKDCAPSEVDDWSCILGEFASGATGVWEGTTLAKGYGFKGFGHEWAEINGSEYSCVYRLHMPNQLMMGKTGQDLAPVDVPAEFLKPVGSPRDVTQGEPATVFRYDLVWEFVDAICNGREAVPSFYDGLQSQIIADATLQSHAERRWIDIPVEPK; encoded by the coding sequence ATGCCTGCTTACTCTGCGGCCAACCCCGTCAAAATTGCAATCGTCGGCGCGGGCGCCGTCAGCGACTATCACCATGTGCCTGGCATTCGGATTGACACGCGCTCGAAGCTAGTTGCTGTCTGCGATGCCAGCCAGGAGCTGCTCGAGAAGCGCAAAAAGGACTGGGGGGTCGAGAAGATCACCACCGACTTTGAAGCCATCTGTGCCGATCCCGGTGTCGACGCGATCATCATCGCCACACCCAATGATACGCATCGCCCGATCACGCTCGCGGCCGCAAAGCATGGCAAACATGTAATGTGCGAGAAGCCCCTTGGCCTGCACGCGCAGGAAGTGCGCGACATGTACCACGCCTGCCGCGACGCGAACGTCGTCCATATGACGGCCTTCACCTATCGCTTCGCCCCCTCGATGCGGTACATGCGACACTTGGTGAAGAGCGGCACGCTCGGAGACCTGCGTCACTTTCGTAGTCAGCGGTTTCTCGATTGGCCGGAGACAAGCTGGGGCTGGCGACAATACAAAGAACGGGCCGGCGCTGGCGACTTGTTCGATATGACCATTCACCGCATTGACTTCGCGCTCGATTTGCTCGGTCCGCTGAAGACCCTGAGCGGAGCGGTAGCGCGGTTTGCTCCCCGTACTAAGACCGTCGATGGCAAAGACTGCGCTCCCTCTGAGGTCGACGATTGGTCGTGCATCCTGGGTGAATTCGCCAGCGGTGCGACTGGTGTGTGGGAAGGAACCACGCTGGCGAAGGGTTACGGCTTTAAGGGCTTTGGGCACGAATGGGCCGAAATTAACGGTTCGGAGTATTCGTGTGTCTATCGCTTGCACATGCCCAATCAGTTGATGATGGGCAAGACCGGTCAGGACCTCGCTCCGGTCGATGTTCCCGCTGAATTCCTCAAGCCCGTCGGCAGCCCGCGCGATGTCACGCAAGGTGAACCGGCCACCGTCTTCCGCTACGACCTGGTCTGGGAATTTGTCGACGCCATCTGCAACGGCCGCGAAGCGGTCCCCAGCTTCTATGATGGGCTGCAGTCGCAAATCATCGCCGACGCTACGCTGCAATCGCACGCCGAGCGCCGCTGGATTGATATTCCGGTGGAACCGAAGTGA
- a CDS encoding TIGR03000 domain-containing protein, with product MLKSWKALRTVAIAAVSCVAVVGEATDAMAGWRWHHSSGGSSGSSGGSSGSWGSSGGSSGSWGSSGGSSGSWGSSGGSSGGSSGGSSGGKHWRRHNHSSGGSSGSWGSSGGSSGGSSGSWGSSGGSSGGSSGGSSGGSSGGGSYSPVEVYEAPGVEGAVPMAPAPAAPAQTMSRRAEGLLTVQVPEDAKIYVNGQATSSTGDVRQYVSRDLKDGFAYTYEVRAEVVRDGKTIEETKTIDLRAGANNSLAFNFDSKSVETSLTVRVPADAKVYLAGNATTAAGEVRVFKTTGLSNGKGWNDYTVRVEFERDGQLVTREEKITLAAGDSKELTFDVETPKVASTR from the coding sequence ATGTTGAAGTCTTGGAAGGCCTTACGGACTGTTGCTATCGCTGCTGTCTCGTGCGTCGCAGTCGTCGGCGAAGCAACGGACGCCATGGCTGGTTGGCGCTGGCACCACTCGAGTGGTGGTAGCTCGGGTTCGTCGGGTGGCAGCAGCGGAAGCTGGGGCAGCTCGGGTGGTTCGAGTGGCAGCTGGGGTTCATCGGGCGGTTCCAGCGGTAGCTGGGGTTCTTCGGGTGGATCGAGCGGCGGTTCTTCAGGCGGTAGCTCGGGTGGCAAGCATTGGCGTCGCCACAACCATAGCAGTGGTGGTTCTAGCGGCAGCTGGGGCTCTTCGGGCGGTTCGTCCGGTGGCTCGAGCGGTAGCTGGGGTTCGTCGGGTGGATCGAGTGGCGGCAGCAGTGGTGGTTCGTCGGGGGGTAGCTCGGGTGGCGGCTCGTACTCGCCAGTTGAAGTTTATGAAGCTCCAGGCGTTGAAGGTGCCGTTCCCATGGCACCAGCTCCAGCCGCTCCTGCTCAAACCATGTCTCGCCGGGCTGAAGGTCTGCTGACCGTTCAAGTTCCGGAAGATGCCAAGATCTATGTCAACGGCCAAGCCACCAGCAGCACGGGCGACGTCCGCCAGTATGTGTCGCGCGATCTGAAGGATGGCTTCGCTTACACCTATGAAGTGCGGGCCGAAGTCGTTCGCGATGGCAAGACCATCGAAGAAACCAAGACCATCGACCTCCGCGCCGGTGCCAACAACTCGCTGGCTTTCAACTTCGATTCGAAGTCGGTTGAAACCTCGCTGACCGTTCGCGTTCCTGCCGATGCCAAGGTTTACCTGGCTGGCAATGCCACGACCGCCGCTGGCGAAGTTCGCGTCTTCAAGACCACTGGCCTGAGCAACGGCAAGGGCTGGAACGACTACACCGTTCGCGTTGAATTCGAACGCGATGGTCAACTCGTCACTCGCGAAGAGAAGATCACCCTCGCTGCTGGCGACTCGAAGGAATTGACCTTCGACGTCGAAACCCCGAAGGTTGCTTCGACTCGCTAG
- a CDS encoding EamA family transporter — protein MKQLSTAAAPLLSNAVLHSPHPWWGTFCGLFSAVVYTVANGFLRAVTDSDPIWVSAMKALSTAACLAPWLVLSLRRGDGFPPVKIWLMIAASSLVGQLGGNISFQYALGQIGLALTVPLSLGGMIVGATVLSRLFLHERVSVASAIAVGILLMAIAVLSLGAEEARAMVLQKVSANHWQLTLGVTTACLSGVAYSVLNVVIRHAVQRGATLPATLMTVSMVGLIALGMLALRKIGVAGMLQTAQLDLVWMLAAGVCNAAAFVALTRCLQLTSVVYANVLNAAQAALAALAGVLVFNEPASVALTAGVGLTILGLTVLTRGKR, from the coding sequence GTGAAACAACTTTCCACCGCCGCTGCGCCACTTCTTAGCAACGCCGTTTTGCACTCGCCACATCCCTGGTGGGGCACGTTTTGCGGGCTCTTTTCGGCAGTGGTTTATACTGTCGCCAACGGCTTCCTCCGCGCGGTGACCGATAGCGATCCGATTTGGGTCTCAGCCATGAAGGCCCTCTCGACCGCCGCTTGCCTGGCACCGTGGCTCGTCCTCTCGCTGCGCCGCGGAGACGGTTTCCCGCCGGTTAAAATCTGGCTGATGATTGCTGCGTCGTCATTGGTCGGGCAGTTGGGCGGAAACATTTCCTTTCAATATGCCCTGGGACAAATTGGGCTGGCGCTCACTGTTCCGCTGTCACTCGGCGGCATGATCGTCGGAGCCACGGTCCTCAGCCGACTCTTCCTGCACGAGCGCGTCAGCGTGGCATCGGCAATTGCGGTGGGAATTCTGCTTATGGCAATCGCTGTGCTGTCACTCGGCGCGGAAGAAGCACGGGCGATGGTGCTGCAGAAGGTGTCGGCGAATCACTGGCAACTTACTCTGGGTGTTACGACCGCGTGCCTGAGCGGCGTGGCCTACTCTGTGTTAAACGTCGTCATTCGACACGCCGTGCAACGGGGAGCCACGTTACCCGCCACGCTCATGACCGTCTCCATGGTCGGACTCATCGCCTTGGGAATGCTTGCGCTGCGAAAAATCGGCGTGGCAGGGATGCTGCAGACCGCGCAGCTCGATCTTGTTTGGATGCTGGCTGCCGGTGTCTGCAATGCCGCCGCCTTTGTGGCGCTGACGCGCTGCCTGCAACTAACGAGCGTGGTGTATGCCAATGTACTCAATGCAGCCCAAGCAGCACTGGCGGCTTTAGCTGGCGTCCTGGTGTTTAACGAGCCCGCTTCCGTGGCCCTCACTGCCGGCGTAGGGCTGACCATTCTCGGCCTCACCGTACTCACCCGCGGCAAGCGCTGA
- a CDS encoding retropepsin-like aspartic protease family protein, which yields MSYRNPVLFTGLSLFAIVIGIHTALAQDGAAAIMLTPAEAKAALEASGFKVTVTGIALPDEAEFAKLMKDVTLVRKNFITAEKELALTEMELEQVKATITKLKSTEVELNAAFAVGNLTIDNHNRLVGALNAIGGQIQLGIQQQEKSGDKVKAARGKSAIAREAYTEKLLELRTAATKVEQIWAKAAADPNSQAALAKVNEVLKKSLALKPTPVFTVAERQLALLEDKILSENIPLRDDDDTLWASVMINGKHTKEMVVDSGATSLALPYEMAKEMGIEPNSTDQPIRLILADGREIPGFRKTLSSVRVGKFLVENVECVVMDQVAIKAVPLLGMSFLGNFKFEVDKARAILKMVKIDDETVASKREAAKNK from the coding sequence ATGTCGTATCGAAATCCCGTTTTGTTTACCGGCCTATCACTATTCGCGATTGTGATTGGCATTCACACTGCCCTTGCCCAAGATGGCGCGGCAGCGATCATGCTGACGCCCGCCGAAGCGAAGGCTGCGCTCGAAGCCTCTGGCTTCAAGGTAACAGTAACTGGCATCGCTCTGCCCGATGAGGCGGAATTTGCCAAGCTGATGAAAGATGTGACTTTGGTCCGCAAGAATTTCATCACCGCCGAGAAAGAGTTGGCCCTCACGGAAATGGAACTCGAACAGGTTAAGGCCACGATTACCAAATTGAAGTCAACCGAAGTTGAATTGAATGCCGCGTTCGCGGTTGGCAACCTGACGATCGATAATCACAACCGCCTGGTGGGTGCGCTCAACGCCATCGGCGGGCAAATTCAATTGGGAATCCAACAGCAGGAAAAATCGGGCGATAAAGTGAAGGCAGCCCGCGGCAAGTCAGCTATCGCTCGCGAGGCTTACACGGAAAAACTGCTCGAACTTCGCACCGCGGCCACTAAGGTCGAACAAATTTGGGCCAAGGCCGCTGCTGATCCGAATAGCCAGGCAGCGCTCGCCAAAGTGAACGAGGTCCTGAAGAAATCTCTCGCCCTGAAGCCGACACCGGTATTCACGGTAGCCGAACGGCAATTAGCACTCCTCGAGGACAAGATTCTCTCGGAGAATATTCCCCTTCGCGACGACGATGACACGCTCTGGGCCTCGGTGATGATTAACGGCAAGCACACCAAAGAGATGGTCGTCGATTCCGGAGCTACTTCGTTGGCCTTGCCCTATGAAATGGCCAAGGAAATGGGGATCGAACCGAACAGCACCGATCAACCGATTCGCCTGATACTTGCCGATGGTCGCGAGATTCCTGGTTTTCGCAAAACGCTTTCCAGCGTGCGGGTCGGCAAGTTCCTGGTCGAAAACGTCGAATGCGTCGTGATGGATCAAGTGGCCATTAAGGCCGTGCCACTCTTAGGCATGAGCTTTCTCGGCAACTTCAAGTTCGAAGTCGACAAGGCCCGGGCCATTCTCAAGATGGTCAAGATCGACGACGAAACCGTCGCCAGCAAACGCGAAGCCGCGAAGAACAAGTAG
- a CDS encoding class I SAM-dependent methyltransferase encodes MPRPVLADWYDYPQYYDMAFLEDTKPEARFLCAAFEKYAKHPVKRVLEPGCGGGRLVVALAERGYEMLGFDTSQASLAYLRKRLARKNLQAEVYADDMTKFTVKQPVDAAICTFNTFRHLTTAQAARDHLQSIANALAPGGIYVLGLHLLPPDADEESLERWTAVKGKTKVVFTLRVLDFNRRARVEKLRATMLVRSPGKELRLASEFSFRIYTAAQIRALFAEVPELELCDVYDFLYDINEPLKLSNELSDTVFILRKRGA; translated from the coding sequence ATGCCTCGCCCCGTCCTTGCCGATTGGTACGACTACCCGCAGTACTACGACATGGCCTTTCTGGAAGACACCAAGCCAGAAGCTCGCTTTCTCTGCGCTGCGTTTGAGAAATACGCCAAGCACCCCGTCAAGCGAGTGCTCGAGCCTGGCTGCGGCGGCGGTAGACTCGTCGTGGCGCTTGCCGAGCGCGGTTACGAAATGCTCGGCTTCGATACCAGCCAGGCATCCCTCGCCTATTTGCGCAAGCGACTCGCGCGGAAGAACCTGCAGGCCGAAGTCTATGCCGACGACATGACGAAGTTCACGGTAAAGCAACCTGTCGATGCGGCGATCTGCACGTTCAACACCTTCCGCCATCTCACCACAGCCCAAGCAGCCCGCGATCACTTGCAAAGCATCGCGAACGCTTTGGCTCCGGGCGGCATTTATGTGCTTGGGCTCCACCTGCTCCCCCCAGATGCCGACGAAGAGAGCCTCGAACGTTGGACCGCCGTGAAGGGCAAAACAAAAGTGGTCTTCACGCTGCGGGTGCTCGATTTCAACCGCCGCGCACGAGTTGAAAAATTGCGAGCCACGATGCTGGTCCGTTCTCCCGGCAAAGAACTCCGCCTGGCGAGCGAGTTCAGCTTTCGCATCTACACCGCTGCTCAAATCCGCGCGCTCTTTGCCGAAGTTCCCGAGTTGGAACTTTGCGATGTCTACGACTTTTTGTATGACATCAACGAACCGCTCAAGCTCAGCAATGAGCTTTCCGACACGGTTTTCATTTTGAGAAAACGGGGAGCCTGA
- a CDS encoding DUF4126 domain-containing protein — MEFALSICLGIGLAAACGFRVFVPMLGLSLAAQADQLQLGAGFEWLDSPVALACFAVATVLEIGAFYIPWLDNLLDTIATPAAVVAGTILTASVVTDMSPLMRWTVAIIAGGGAAGMVQTGTVLLRGTSTATTGGTGNFIISTFELISALVATILAIMLPILAAVLVVAIVGFVFYWLATRQQANATPEKCSPTKQPLA; from the coding sequence ATGGAATTCGCTCTTTCTATCTGTCTGGGCATCGGACTCGCTGCCGCCTGCGGCTTTCGGGTTTTCGTGCCGATGCTTGGCCTAAGCCTGGCAGCCCAGGCCGATCAGTTGCAACTCGGAGCCGGCTTCGAATGGCTCGATTCGCCAGTCGCATTGGCCTGCTTTGCCGTGGCAACAGTGTTGGAAATTGGGGCGTTTTATATTCCCTGGCTCGATAACCTGCTTGATACCATCGCCACCCCCGCAGCAGTCGTCGCGGGGACGATTTTGACGGCATCCGTCGTCACCGACATGTCTCCCCTCATGCGCTGGACGGTGGCAATTATTGCCGGCGGTGGTGCCGCGGGCATGGTGCAAACGGGAACGGTGCTGCTGCGAGGAACTTCGACCGCAACCACCGGCGGCACCGGCAACTTCATCATCTCGACGTTCGAACTAATTAGCGCGCTAGTTGCAACCATCTTGGCGATTATGCTCCCGATTCTCGCTGCGGTATTGGTGGTCGCGATTGTGGGCTTCGTCTTCTATTGGCTGGCGACTCGTCAGCAGGCCAATGCGACACCAGAGAAGTGCAGCCCCACGAAGCAGCCGCTGGCGTAG
- a CDS encoding DNA-methyltransferase, with the protein MKSLAKVLGRVSHGDCVEQMNSLPEGSVDLAFADPPFNIGYDYDVYHDQKEHNEYLDWSEKWIAAVHRALKPTGTFWLAIGDEYAAELKLLSQKVGFHTRSWVIWYYTFGVNCKAKFSRSHAHLFYFVKDREKFTFRGEELENRIPSARQLVYADTRANPNGRLPDDTWVLRPQDLAGCFSSEEDTWYFPRVAGTFKERAGFHGCQMPEQLLARIIRICSEPGEVVLDPFSGSASTLVCAKKLGRECLGFDLSPDYVERGNERLKQTQVGDALVGAAEPTMSAPSTAAGKRVADKLADPNRKKRTRQTNKRTDTPLIAD; encoded by the coding sequence TTGAAATCGCTCGCAAAGGTTTTGGGTCGCGTTTCGCACGGCGATTGCGTCGAGCAGATGAATTCGCTGCCGGAGGGCTCGGTCGATCTGGCTTTCGCCGATCCGCCGTTCAACATTGGCTACGACTACGACGTTTATCACGACCAGAAAGAGCACAACGAGTATCTCGACTGGTCCGAGAAGTGGATCGCCGCAGTCCATCGCGCTCTCAAGCCGACTGGCACGTTTTGGCTGGCCATTGGCGACGAGTACGCAGCGGAACTCAAGCTGCTGAGTCAGAAAGTTGGCTTTCACACGCGGAGTTGGGTCATTTGGTATTACACGTTCGGCGTGAATTGCAAAGCCAAGTTCAGCCGGTCGCATGCGCACTTGTTCTACTTCGTGAAGGATCGCGAGAAGTTCACGTTCCGCGGCGAAGAGTTGGAGAACCGCATTCCGTCGGCCCGGCAGTTGGTCTATGCCGACACGCGAGCCAACCCGAACGGCCGCTTGCCCGACGACACCTGGGTGCTGCGGCCGCAGGATCTTGCCGGCTGCTTTTCGAGTGAAGAAGATACCTGGTACTTTCCTCGCGTCGCCGGCACATTCAAAGAACGGGCCGGATTTCACGGTTGTCAGATGCCCGAGCAACTTTTGGCGCGGATCATCCGCATCTGTTCGGAACCCGGCGAAGTGGTCCTCGATCCCTTCAGCGGCAGCGCGTCGACGCTCGTCTGTGCCAAGAAGCTCGGCCGCGAATGCCTGGGCTTCGACCTGTCGCCCGATTACGTCGAGCGCGGCAACGAGCGGCTGAAGCAAACCCAAGTCGGTGACGCACTCGTCGGCGCCGCTGAACCGACCATGAGTGCTCCTTCGACGGCAGCGGGCAAACGCGTGGCCGATAAACTGGCCGACCCCAATCGCAAGAAACGAACTCGTCAAACGAATAAGAGAACAGACACGCCGTTAATCGCGGACTAA
- the frr gene encoding ribosome recycling factor — protein MPADEILLDTEERMDKALSVLKNHLAGIRTGRANPGLVDGLKVEVYGSLSPMKQLASVGAPEPQQIVIRPYDATTIKDIEKAIISSGLGLAPQSDGRVIRLNIPPLTTETRRKLVVRIKEVTEEAKVAIRNVRRDGNKAAEQEEKDKLLSEDECKTLKEEIQELTKKYENAAGDMAKTREAEVMDN, from the coding sequence ATGCCAGCTGACGAAATTTTGCTCGACACAGAAGAACGCATGGACAAGGCCCTGAGCGTGCTGAAGAACCACCTGGCTGGCATTCGCACCGGCCGGGCCAACCCCGGTCTGGTCGACGGACTGAAGGTCGAAGTCTACGGCTCGCTCAGCCCCATGAAGCAGCTCGCTTCGGTTGGCGCGCCGGAGCCGCAGCAGATTGTGATTCGCCCTTACGATGCGACCACGATTAAGGACATTGAAAAAGCGATCATCTCCAGCGGGCTTGGGCTCGCGCCGCAAAGCGATGGTCGCGTGATCCGTCTGAACATTCCGCCGCTCACCACCGAAACGCGCCGCAAGCTGGTCGTTCGCATCAAGGAAGTAACCGAAGAAGCCAAGGTCGCCATTCGCAACGTCCGCCGCGACGGCAATAAGGCCGCCGAGCAAGAAGAAAAAGACAAGCTCCTGAGCGAAGACGAGTGCAAAACCTTGAAGGAAGAAATTCAAGAGCTCACCAAGAAGTACGAGAACGCCGCCGGCGACATGGCGAAAACCCGCGAAGCCGAAGTGATGGATAACTGA